The Fundidesulfovibrio putealis DSM 16056 genome includes a window with the following:
- a CDS encoding pilus assembly protein: protein MSRRAVLLFVLVLAALSGCTKKHPQIDAIEHQGQQFRDQARSRAVEVTPKPYLGAKAVEFRGVSNPVLNKYVTLKRKGTLPTIAAAISELTSMPVQLAAQEPEEQKQQPRSASPGSSHGQAPASTPPSAPAGGVNMDLEALLAVPGSTSAAAVGVGDSRQLSVSYEGPLRGLLNHVAMLSGYGWDYDASSGNILFARMMVKTYTILGAPGTVTFENKVTNKSKENSTSALSGSNINSTVSSSDTASQTSQSTGTKLSFDIFADTEKGVKALLSPKGSVVVNQAAGTLTVRDTPDSIRRVSSFIEDINGRLGRQVALTVQVWSLSISDNTDVGFNLQAIFEDKDVSITAGSLTNIGTLNTAAATIVSGKLKGSSAVLQALRQWGKASQVTSAGGLVMSNQPVPVMAIERHAYLASAGVSTTNYQQTTELTPGEVTTGFAMTVIPHILDQRRVILQYNINLSSLEEMKEFEASDITIQLPQTSTRAFAQRSTMRMGQTLVLCGFEKQSTEASTSLGIPSTGRVSKAGRTLLVITIQVESAEV, encoded by the coding sequence ATGTCGAGACGTGCGGTTCTGTTGTTTGTTTTGGTCCTCGCCGCCCTCAGCGGTTGCACCAAGAAGCACCCACAAATTGATGCCATCGAACACCAGGGACAACAGTTCCGGGATCAGGCCAGGTCCAGGGCTGTGGAGGTGACTCCTAAACCCTATCTCGGGGCCAAGGCGGTGGAGTTCCGAGGGGTCTCCAATCCGGTCCTGAACAAATACGTCACGCTCAAGCGCAAAGGGACTCTCCCCACCATCGCGGCGGCCATCAGCGAACTGACGTCCATGCCGGTCCAGCTCGCCGCACAGGAGCCGGAGGAGCAGAAGCAGCAACCGCGTTCTGCTTCTCCGGGCTCCTCCCATGGGCAGGCTCCAGCTTCCACGCCTCCTTCCGCTCCAGCGGGGGGCGTCAACATGGACCTGGAGGCCCTCCTGGCTGTGCCCGGCAGCACCTCGGCTGCGGCCGTGGGCGTCGGTGACTCCCGCCAGCTCTCGGTGTCCTACGAAGGTCCCCTTCGCGGGCTCCTGAACCACGTGGCCATGCTCTCCGGGTACGGCTGGGACTACGACGCCAGCAGCGGCAACATCCTGTTCGCCCGGATGATGGTCAAGACCTACACGATCCTGGGGGCTCCCGGGACAGTCACGTTCGAGAACAAGGTCACGAACAAATCCAAGGAAAACTCGACGTCGGCCCTCAGCGGATCGAACATCAACTCCACGGTCTCCAGTTCGGACACTGCTTCGCAGACGTCGCAGTCCACCGGCACGAAGCTGAGTTTCGACATCTTCGCGGACACCGAGAAGGGCGTGAAGGCGCTGCTCTCACCGAAAGGCTCGGTGGTGGTCAACCAGGCTGCGGGAACGCTCACGGTGCGGGATACGCCGGACAGCATCAGGCGGGTTTCGAGCTTCATTGAGGACATCAACGGCAGGCTCGGCCGTCAGGTCGCGCTCACGGTGCAGGTCTGGTCACTGAGCATCTCCGACAATACCGACGTGGGTTTCAATCTCCAGGCCATCTTCGAGGACAAGGACGTCTCGATCACGGCCGGGAGCCTCACGAACATCGGTACCCTCAACACGGCAGCCGCGACCATCGTGTCCGGCAAGCTTAAGGGCTCCTCGGCCGTGCTCCAGGCATTACGCCAATGGGGAAAGGCCTCCCAGGTGACGTCCGCTGGCGGCCTGGTGATGAGCAACCAGCCTGTGCCGGTCATGGCCATCGAGCGCCACGCCTACCTGGCCAGCGCCGGAGTCTCCACCACTAACTACCAGCAGACCACGGAGCTGACCCCGGGCGAAGTGACCACAGGGTTCGCAATGACCGTGATCCCGCACATCCTGGATCAGCGCCGGGTGATCCTCCAATACAACATCAACCTCTCATCCCTGGAAGAGATGAAGGAGTTCGAGGCGTCGGACATCACGATTCAGCTGCCCCAGACTTCGACGCGGGCTTTCGCGCAACGCTCCACCATGCGGATGGGGCAGACCCTCGTGCTGTGTGGGTTTGAAAAGCAGTCCA
- a CDS encoding TcpQ domain-containing protein codes for MRQFFLFLLALLLPGCVIQTRHADPSGLASYDGVSVEFPGDAQYLATMASGELANRYPPGRTTLILASARTVFGQELESALRQQGFAVSQHPAPEGVKVGYTLDVLRDESPPTTCYLQVRTSDGQTFGRVRTLSMASREEAALVRVPSPSLESSTLTEVPTPHIPSPGQPHPDRLMPGSGAGGRPSQEAAATPARNDGTPVRSKATAARIARRNHVPVADFCRWNGVKPETVLEAGRAVHLREPVAESASPVKAEPGQQFTSRAAQQDRPVPAAAPLSSPATAPVLASAPAQAVASVPTPVPSPVQVPASAPAPAPSLLPVSAKDEPPAPAPGSTPASAVHEALAELALQSPAAEAPPVAPVVPAAEAPPVAPVVPAPIWSVNPGGLHAQLESWSFKAQYQLVWKAKHDFELETNANFSGDFVSAIKQLFAGLHRGGHALRVTVYQGNNVIEVAED; via the coding sequence ATGCGTCAGTTCTTCCTTTTCCTCCTGGCGCTCCTGCTCCCGGGCTGCGTCATACAGACCCGTCACGCCGATCCCTCCGGCCTGGCCTCCTACGACGGCGTGAGCGTGGAATTCCCCGGAGACGCCCAATATCTGGCCACCATGGCGTCCGGGGAGCTGGCTAACCGGTATCCCCCGGGACGCACCACCCTGATCCTGGCTAGCGCCAGGACCGTCTTCGGCCAGGAGCTGGAATCAGCGTTGCGCCAGCAGGGTTTCGCGGTCTCACAGCACCCGGCCCCGGAGGGCGTCAAGGTCGGCTACACTCTGGACGTCCTGCGCGACGAAAGCCCGCCCACCACCTGTTACCTCCAGGTCAGGACTTCCGATGGCCAGACCTTCGGCCGGGTTCGCACGCTGTCCATGGCCAGCCGCGAGGAGGCCGCTCTGGTCCGGGTCCCATCCCCTTCACTGGAGTCATCCACCCTGACGGAGGTGCCTACGCCCCACATCCCGTCCCCTGGGCAGCCCCATCCGGACCGCCTGATGCCGGGCTCCGGCGCGGGGGGCAGGCCATCCCAGGAAGCGGCCGCTACTCCGGCGCGAAACGACGGAACACCGGTCCGGAGCAAGGCCACGGCGGCGCGGATCGCCAGGCGCAACCATGTGCCTGTGGCTGACTTCTGCCGCTGGAACGGCGTGAAGCCGGAGACCGTCCTGGAGGCCGGGCGGGCGGTGCATCTGCGGGAGCCCGTCGCCGAATCTGCCTCTCCGGTCAAGGCGGAACCAGGTCAACAGTTCACCTCCAGGGCCGCGCAGCAGGATCGCCCGGTCCCAGCTGCCGCTCCACTCTCGTCCCCTGCAACGGCCCCGGTGCTTGCCTCGGCTCCGGCTCAGGCTGTTGCCTCGGTCCCAACTCCGGTTCCTTCTCCGGTTCAGGTCCCGGCTTCGGCACCTGCGCCTGCCCCATCCCTGCTTCCGGTTTCGGCGAAGGATGAACCGCCAGCGCCCGCGCCAGGGTCAACCCCGGCTTCCGCAGTCCACGAGGCTCTTGCCGAACTGGCTCTCCAAAGCCCGGCGGCGGAAGCGCCTCCCGTGGCCCCGGTGGTCCCGGCGGCGGAAGCGCCTCCCGTGGCCCCGGTGGTCCCGGCTCCCATCTGGTCCGTCAACCCGGGCGGTCTCCATGCCCAGCTCGAATCGTGGTCGTTCAAGGCTCAGTACCAGCTGGTCTGGAAAGCGAAGCACGACTTCGAGCTGGAGACCAATGCGAATTTCTCCGGCGATTTCGTCTCGGCCATCAAGCAACTCTTTGCCGGGTTGCATCGCGGCGGACACGCCCTGCGGGTGACGGTCTATCAGGGAAACAACGTGATTGAAGTGGCGGAGGATTAG
- the trbG gene encoding P-type conjugative transfer protein TrbG, whose translation MGTPPAAQTGKGKGAGSETIPPPDYFNQQAVPLSPRERQAVKLVQDWESTGAAPIQANGKVMYVYGASSPTVIGAPLQICDVELQPGEAVNEVIVGDSARWMLEIAKSGATSHILIKPVDAGLSTSAVITTDRRAYHLKLVSQRTGHTPRVGFLYPEDNAARLREKEAKDSKEKQWNTAEVDGQPTDLSKLNFAYEIKGEAPWRPLQVFDDGRQTFIKLPPAVQSGDAPVLLVRNGGQDTMANFRLKNLAMVVDGVFPEAILISGVGSKQQRITIRAKK comes from the coding sequence ATGGGTACCCCGCCTGCGGCGCAGACAGGGAAAGGCAAGGGCGCTGGCTCGGAAACGATTCCGCCACCTGACTACTTCAACCAGCAGGCCGTGCCCTTGAGCCCGAGGGAGCGCCAGGCGGTGAAGCTCGTGCAGGATTGGGAGTCCACCGGGGCCGCGCCCATCCAGGCCAACGGAAAGGTCATGTACGTCTACGGGGCTTCGTCTCCCACGGTCATCGGCGCGCCACTCCAGATTTGCGACGTGGAGCTGCAACCAGGCGAGGCTGTCAACGAAGTCATCGTGGGCGATTCGGCCCGCTGGATGCTCGAGATCGCCAAGTCCGGGGCCACGTCGCACATTCTCATCAAGCCCGTGGACGCGGGGCTGTCCACCAGCGCCGTCATCACCACGGACCGACGGGCCTATCACCTCAAGCTGGTGAGCCAGCGTACCGGCCACACACCCCGGGTGGGCTTCCTTTATCCCGAGGACAACGCCGCGCGGCTCCGCGAGAAAGAGGCCAAGGACTCCAAGGAGAAGCAGTGGAACACTGCCGAGGTGGACGGCCAGCCCACGGACCTGAGCAAGCTGAACTTCGCCTACGAGATCAAGGGGGAGGCCCCCTGGCGGCCTCTCCAGGTCTTCGACGACGGCAGGCAGACGTTCATCAAGCTCCCGCCTGCGGTTCAGTCCGGTGACGCGCCGGTCCTCCTGGTCCGCAACGGGGGCCAGGACACCATGGCCAACTTCCGGTTGAAGAACCTGGCCATGGTCGTGGACGGCGTGTTCCCCGAGGCGATCCTGATTTCCGGCGTCGGCAGCAAGCAGCAGCGGATCACGATCCGCGCCAAGAAGTGA
- a CDS encoding type IV secretion system protein — MSGREEWLERYGSYIQRARQWRMATIIALFITGVSVVGNVVQATQSKVVPYVVEVDQLGRIAAVERASVAAPVPTRVVQASLSEFVTQWRSVTADLDLQKRFIERLSFFVAGAARGQMKQWYELNNPYDRAKDKLVQVNIKSLPAQVSADSWRVEWTEITRNHSGVQIGSEGFQATLTIQIQPPTTDTQILRNPGGVYITSMSSSSLMEPSATPKK, encoded by the coding sequence GTGAGTGGACGTGAGGAATGGCTGGAACGCTACGGCAGCTACATCCAGCGGGCCAGACAGTGGCGCATGGCCACCATCATCGCACTTTTCATCACTGGCGTCTCGGTCGTGGGCAACGTTGTCCAGGCCACGCAATCCAAAGTGGTGCCCTACGTGGTCGAGGTGGACCAGCTGGGTCGGATAGCGGCCGTCGAAAGGGCCTCAGTCGCCGCGCCCGTGCCGACCCGCGTCGTCCAGGCTTCCTTGTCGGAGTTCGTAACCCAATGGCGTTCCGTCACGGCCGATCTCGATCTCCAGAAGCGGTTCATCGAACGGCTCTCGTTCTTCGTCGCCGGTGCTGCCCGGGGCCAGATGAAGCAGTGGTACGAACTCAACAACCCCTACGACCGGGCCAAGGACAAGCTCGTGCAGGTGAACATCAAAAGCCTGCCTGCCCAGGTGAGCGCCGATTCCTGGCGCGTCGAATGGACCGAAATCACCCGGAACCACTCCGGCGTCCAGATCGGTTCCGAAGGTTTCCAGGCAACCCTGACCATCCAAATCCAGCCGCCCACGACAGACACGCAAATCCTCCGAAATCCCGGAGGGGTCTACATCACTTCCATGTCCAGCTCCAGCCTGATGGAACCCTCAGCAACTCCAAAGAAGTAG
- a CDS encoding type II toxin-antitoxin system RelE family toxin: MRTVEITPKAFKQMRKLPLADRTAIIKAVKALKDWPDCRNVKSLTNRGDYRLRVGDYRAIFTVDDDAITVTEVRKRDERTY; the protein is encoded by the coding sequence ATGCGAACGGTTGAAATCACCCCGAAAGCCTTCAAACAAATGCGCAAGCTTCCCCTGGCCGATCGGACCGCCATCATCAAAGCCGTGAAGGCCTTGAAAGACTGGCCTGACTGCCGGAATGTGAAGAGCTTGACGAACCGGGGCGATTACCGTCTGCGCGTGGGGGACTATCGAGCCATTTTCACCGTGGATGATGACGCCATCACCGTCACGGAAGTGAGGAAAAGAGATGAGCGCACTTACTAA
- a CDS encoding helix-turn-helix domain-containing protein, producing MLVPYTEYLELTGQQGKSANIPVEVAEIALLEEKSLMRAWREHLGLTQEEVAAKAGISRGAYAQMEAPEANPRRATLVKIAAALGVKVEQLAE from the coding sequence GTGCTCGTCCCGTACACCGAGTATCTGGAGCTGACGGGCCAGCAGGGAAAGTCCGCCAACATCCCCGTGGAGGTCGCGGAAATAGCCCTCCTTGAAGAAAAGAGCCTGATGCGCGCCTGGCGCGAGCATTTAGGCCTCACCCAGGAGGAAGTTGCGGCCAAGGCTGGAATCTCGCGCGGCGCATATGCGCAGATGGAAGCCCCGGAGGCCAACCCTCGCCGGGCCACTTTGGTCAAGATCGCGGCCGCCCTGGGAGTGAAGGTAGAGCAACTGGCTGAATGA
- the trbL gene encoding P-type conjugative transfer protein TrbL, translated as MKMQNILFIALSLICICFLSALFPEESQAAVESVIPKIIGEFQTKTDAWSNTLQGYALRLFKLSTTLTVVLFGVKAALNRDKLGDVIGQFVSTLLFCSFVASVIVNYQEWSWNIIRGLGGIAEDLGAGKFNSTDPLIAGIKITSVIFDKLDFDVKTIAYLICGIIILIASSLMTAQLVLVKCEALVAMNASIILLGLGGAVILKEYAISVMKYVLSVAFKLYVLQLVMGLGLQFIQDLSVDNGDIQDFFVAIAASIILLALVKSIPDVCAGIIHGSHVSSGAALGQAVTTTVAGAAAAVGGAVGAAMGSGRGIEATRKAAQMAHMDGATGLGKVGHMAGSLWQAHKQAKAEGGKLSHGERFGAALNSRLQEMKMRNLGLADGANPEGKDGSGNG; from the coding sequence ATGAAAATGCAAAATATTCTTTTCATTGCTTTGTCACTCATTTGTATTTGTTTTTTATCAGCACTGTTTCCTGAAGAATCACAAGCTGCTGTCGAAAGTGTGATTCCAAAAATTATTGGAGAGTTTCAAACAAAAACAGACGCGTGGAGCAATACGTTACAGGGATACGCCCTGAGATTGTTCAAATTATCTACAACACTAACGGTTGTGCTTTTTGGTGTCAAAGCGGCGTTAAATAGGGACAAGCTTGGTGATGTGATTGGTCAGTTCGTGTCAACGTTGCTGTTTTGCTCGTTTGTTGCTTCCGTAATTGTCAATTATCAAGAGTGGTCCTGGAACATCATTCGCGGACTGGGAGGGATTGCAGAGGATTTGGGTGCTGGCAAGTTCAATTCAACTGATCCACTGATTGCAGGCATTAAAATCACAAGTGTTATTTTTGACAAGTTGGATTTTGATGTGAAGACAATCGCATACCTGATTTGTGGCATAATAATACTGATAGCTTCCTCGCTTATGACGGCTCAGCTGGTACTTGTGAAGTGTGAGGCGCTTGTTGCCATGAATGCCAGCATAATCTTGCTGGGTCTTGGAGGCGCGGTGATTCTCAAAGAGTACGCTATCAGTGTAATGAAATATGTTCTTTCTGTGGCGTTCAAACTTTACGTCTTACAGCTTGTAATGGGATTGGGCCTGCAGTTTATTCAGGATTTATCAGTTGACAACGGAGATATACAAGATTTCTTTGTCGCGATTGCTGCCTCAATCATTCTCTTGGCTCTGGTCAAGAGCATTCCAGATGTCTGCGCCGGTATCATTCACGGCTCTCACGTCAGTAGCGGCGCTGCATTGGGCCAAGCCGTCACCACAACTGTTGCAGGTGCTGCTGCCGCAGTCGGTGGCGCAGTGGGGGCTGCGATGGGCAGCGGGCGGGGCATCGAAGCCACTCGCAAGGCTGCACAGATGGCCCACATGGATGGCGCTACAGGCCTGGGCAAGGTCGGTCACATGGCTGGTTCTCTCTGGCAGGCGCATAAGCAGGCCAAGGCCGAGGGTGGGAAGCTCTCCCACGGCGAACGCTTTGGTGCCGCTCTGAACTCAAGGCTCCAGGAAATGAAGATGCGAAACCTTGGGCTTGCCGACGGTGCCAACCCCGAGGGCAAGGACGGGAGCGGCAATGGTTAG
- a CDS encoding VirB4 family type IV secretion/conjugal transfer ATPase, translating into MLALRDFRSRARGVSDLLPYAALVAPGIVLCKDGTFLAGFAAQGQDTASSTADELAFVSAQFNNAVKLLGTGWMLHVDAVRSRYQAYAPREDSHFSDPVTRLIDEERRAFFDGDVFRSRTVVTLAFRPDLGADKLSSSTKTGSTLSSSLERALGSFRNTLMEFEDALSAVLRLRRLEEYTIEDEGGARAVYSDLLTHLQLCATGIDHPVRVPRTPMYLDALIGSEDVVGGLTPRIGGQELAVLGLDGLPQESWPTMLSVLDGLQLQYRFSTRFICLDQYDAQKEINSYRKGWQQGIFKFFDKLFNNTANARANRDAVAMVEDAEEALSEVQSGYVGAGYLTSNIILMDPDRENLQEWARELRRELLSLGFGCRIETINALEAWLGSLPGNWFANIRRPLVNTLNLADLLPLSSVWVGEKHCPCPFYPPRSPALMVCTTQGSTPTWFNLHVGDVGHSLIFGPIGAGKSTLLALIAAQFRRYERAQVFAFDKGMSMYALCAAVGGTHHELGRGTGLAFAPLQNIDDPSDMAWAEEWVATLLELQGVAVGPGYRNAIHAAMSLLRSNPRNMRSLTHFVNMVQDHTIREGLQHYTRDGAMGQLLDAETDNLGIASFLVFEIEELMNLGDKNLIPVLLYIFRRIERSLHGQPTLLLLDEAWLMLAHHVFRAKIREWLKVLRKANCSVVMATQSLSDAKASGIMDVLVESCQTKIFLPNITARQEVQAELYRGMGLNSRQVEIIASATPKRDYYVVTPNGRQLVQLALQRNSLCFLGVSDKESISRIKELQSIHGAGWTDVWLNERGGMAA; encoded by the coding sequence ATGCTTGCGCTCCGTGATTTCCGATCCCGCGCGCGGGGCGTCTCCGACCTCCTGCCCTACGCCGCCCTCGTCGCCCCGGGTATCGTCCTGTGCAAGGATGGAACATTCTTAGCCGGATTCGCTGCACAGGGACAGGATACGGCATCCAGCACGGCCGACGAACTGGCCTTCGTGTCGGCGCAGTTCAACAACGCGGTCAAGCTGCTGGGCACGGGTTGGATGCTGCACGTGGACGCGGTGCGCAGCCGCTACCAGGCTTATGCCCCGCGTGAGGATAGCCATTTCTCCGATCCCGTCACGAGGCTCATTGACGAGGAGCGCCGGGCCTTTTTTGATGGCGACGTCTTCCGCTCCCGCACCGTCGTCACACTGGCCTTCAGGCCGGACCTGGGAGCTGACAAGCTCTCATCCTCCACCAAAACGGGCTCAACCCTCTCCAGTTCGTTAGAGCGCGCCCTCGGTTCCTTCCGCAACACCCTCATGGAATTCGAGGACGCGCTCTCGGCCGTGCTGCGCCTCCGCCGCCTGGAAGAGTACACGATCGAGGATGAGGGAGGAGCACGGGCCGTTTACAGCGATCTGCTCACCCATCTCCAGCTCTGCGCCACCGGGATCGATCACCCCGTGCGCGTGCCTCGGACGCCCATGTATCTTGATGCCCTGATCGGCTCTGAAGATGTGGTCGGCGGACTGACGCCCCGGATCGGAGGCCAGGAGTTGGCAGTCCTTGGGCTCGACGGCCTGCCACAAGAGAGTTGGCCAACCATGCTGTCGGTGTTGGACGGCCTCCAGCTCCAGTATCGCTTCTCGACCAGGTTCATCTGCCTGGATCAGTACGATGCCCAGAAGGAAATCAACTCCTACCGCAAGGGCTGGCAACAAGGCATTTTCAAGTTCTTCGACAAGCTCTTCAACAACACGGCCAACGCCCGGGCCAACCGTGACGCCGTGGCCATGGTTGAGGACGCCGAGGAAGCCCTCTCCGAAGTGCAAAGCGGCTATGTGGGAGCGGGCTACCTGACCTCCAACATCATCCTGATGGACCCGGACCGGGAGAACCTCCAGGAGTGGGCACGCGAGCTGCGCCGTGAACTCCTCTCCCTGGGGTTCGGGTGCCGGATCGAAACGATCAACGCCCTGGAGGCCTGGCTGGGATCGCTCCCGGGCAACTGGTTCGCCAACATCCGGCGACCGCTGGTCAACACCCTCAACCTGGCCGATCTGCTGCCTCTGTCCAGCGTCTGGGTCGGCGAGAAGCATTGTCCCTGCCCGTTCTATCCGCCTCGCTCCCCAGCGCTCATGGTCTGCACTACGCAGGGGTCCACGCCGACCTGGTTCAACCTGCATGTGGGGGACGTCGGCCATTCCTTGATCTTCGGCCCCATCGGAGCAGGCAAGTCCACCCTGCTGGCACTGATCGCCGCGCAGTTCAGGCGCTATGAGCGGGCTCAAGTCTTCGCCTTCGACAAGGGCATGTCCATGTATGCCCTATGCGCCGCCGTTGGAGGCACGCACCACGAACTCGGCCGGGGAACCGGACTGGCATTCGCGCCCCTTCAAAACATCGACGATCCGTCTGACATGGCCTGGGCGGAAGAATGGGTGGCCACCCTCCTGGAGCTTCAGGGCGTTGCCGTCGGTCCAGGCTACCGGAACGCGATTCACGCGGCCATGTCACTGCTGCGTAGCAATCCGCGCAATATGCGCAGCCTGACCCACTTCGTAAACATGGTCCAGGACCACACCATCCGGGAGGGCTTGCAGCATTACACGAGGGACGGGGCCATGGGGCAGCTCCTTGATGCCGAGACCGACAACCTGGGAATCGCGTCATTCCTGGTCTTCGAGATCGAAGAGCTCATGAATCTCGGGGACAAGAACTTGATCCCCGTGCTCCTCTACATCTTCCGACGCATTGAGCGCTCCCTGCACGGCCAGCCGACCTTGCTGCTCTTGGATGAGGCCTGGCTGATGCTGGCCCATCACGTTTTCCGCGCGAAAATCCGCGAATGGCTGAAGGTGCTCCGCAAGGCGAACTGCTCCGTGGTGATGGCCACGCAAAGTCTTTCCGACGCGAAGGCCTCCGGCATAATGGATGTGCTGGTCGAGTCCTGCCAGACCAAGATCTTCCTCCCGAACATCACGGCCAGGCAGGAAGTGCAGGCTGAATTGTACCGGGGCATGGGCCTCAACAGCCGCCAGGTCGAAATCATCGCTTCGGCAACGCCGAAGCGGGACTACTACGTTGTTACGCCAAACGGAAGGCAACTCGTACAGTTGGCGTTGCAGCGAAACTCACTTTGTTTCCTTGGCGTCAGCGACAAGGAAAGCATCTCCAGAATCAAGGAACTTCAATCCATTCATGGAGCTGGATGGACAGACGTGTGGCTCAATGAGCGAGGAGGAATGGCGGCATGA
- the trbD gene encoding conjugal transfer protein TrbD has product MRTLPVRRSLHRHNHIMGAERELALSIGLLAFVVGFGGMTWVAGVTAVLIYGGGMLVARRMGKADPLMVRVWMRHLKQQLYYPAKSGIWRT; this is encoded by the coding sequence GTGAGAACGCTTCCCGTCCGTAGGTCGCTCCACCGGCACAACCACATCATGGGGGCCGAACGCGAACTGGCATTGAGTATCGGACTCCTGGCCTTCGTGGTGGGATTCGGCGGCATGACGTGGGTCGCGGGAGTCACCGCCGTCCTGATCTATGGCGGTGGGATGCTTGTCGCGCGCCGGATGGGCAAGGCCGATCCCCTGATGGTTCGTGTCTGGATGCGCCACCTCAAGCAGCAGCTCTACTACCCGGCCAAGTCCGGCATCTGGAGAACCTGA
- a CDS encoding TrbC/VirB2 family protein, whose protein sequence is MAARVHFTRRGSIMCRLAFILYGVIVLSLANCSEVLASGGISEFSSPLEKVVGTITGPAGRWIAIAGMAIVGLVYIFNKEDIAGGVKLLLNVVFAICFIAFATGIVDSLFSFSGAVL, encoded by the coding sequence ATGGCAGCAAGAGTTCATTTCACAAGGAGAGGCAGCATAATGTGTCGCTTAGCCTTCATTTTGTATGGCGTTATAGTTTTATCCCTTGCGAATTGCTCCGAGGTCTTGGCCTCCGGTGGCATATCGGAATTTTCCAGTCCTCTGGAGAAGGTTGTGGGGACCATCACGGGGCCTGCCGGGCGATGGATCGCCATCGCGGGCATGGCCATCGTGGGCCTGGTCTACATCTTCAACAAGGAGGACATCGCTGGCGGTGTGAAGCTGCTCCTCAACGTGGTCTTCGCCATCTGCTTCATCGCTTTTGCCACCGGCATCGTGGACAGCCTCTTCTCGTTCAGCGGGGCCGTGCTGTGA
- the trbB gene encoding P-type conjugative transfer ATPase TrbB — translation MSEPNDRLNRSLELALGPVVMDALRDPEVQEIMLNPCGTLWLERFGEPMFQAGRLSPDEGRRVVSLVASALGTTITRENPIVEGELPLDGSRFEGTDCPIAPDGPSFVIRKKPSTIFTLEDYAARGILRPKGLAFLQAAILNKANILVAGGTGSGKTTLVNALIETLSRLCPHDRIITMEDTSELQVSSPNRVMFRTSDSVGFQRLTTVTMRYRPDRIIVGEVRDGAALELLKAWNTGHPGGIATIHADSARDALGRLEDLVAERIQAPMHRLIGRAINVIAFIEKTPRGREVSQMAYVHGHDSENNQYSVEYVFNKANESQEREWQQEFISQGEAA, via the coding sequence GTGAGCGAACCAAACGACCGCCTGAACCGGAGCCTGGAGCTGGCGTTGGGGCCTGTTGTGATGGATGCCCTCCGTGATCCCGAGGTCCAGGAGATCATGTTGAACCCGTGCGGGACGCTGTGGCTCGAACGCTTCGGCGAGCCCATGTTCCAGGCGGGCAGGCTGTCTCCCGATGAGGGACGCCGGGTCGTCTCCCTGGTGGCTTCGGCGCTAGGCACCACCATTACTCGCGAGAACCCCATCGTTGAAGGAGAGCTGCCTCTGGACGGCAGCCGGTTCGAGGGCACGGATTGCCCCATCGCGCCAGACGGCCCCTCGTTCGTCATCCGGAAGAAACCCAGCACCATTTTCACGCTCGAAGACTATGCCGCGAGGGGTATTCTTCGCCCAAAAGGCCTCGCCTTCCTTCAGGCTGCCATCCTCAACAAGGCGAACATCCTGGTGGCAGGAGGAACCGGCTCGGGCAAGACCACGCTGGTCAACGCCCTGATCGAAACCCTTTCACGGCTGTGTCCGCACGATCGCATCATCACCATGGAGGACACCAGCGAGCTGCAAGTGTCCAGCCCAAACCGCGTCATGTTCCGCACCTCGGACTCAGTGGGTTTCCAGCGCCTGACCACCGTGACCATGCGTTACCGCCCGGACAGGATCATTGTCGGGGAGGTGCGCGACGGCGCGGCCCTGGAGCTGCTCAAGGCCTGGAACACCGGCCACCCCGGCGGCATCGCCACGATTCACGCGGACAGCGCCCGCGATGCGCTGGGCAGGCTGGAGGACCTCGTTGCCGAGCGCATCCAGGCTCCTATGCATCGGCTGATCGGCCGGGCCATCAACGTCATCGCATTCATCGAGAAAACACCTCGGGGTCGTGAGGTTTCACAAATGGCTTACGTGCATGGGCATGACAGTGAGAACAATCAATACTCTGTTGAGTATGTCTTCAACAAGGCGAATGAGTCTCAAGAACGGGAATGGCAGCAAGAGTTCATTTCACAAGGAGAGGCAGCATAA